In Streptomyces sp. NBC_01551, one DNA window encodes the following:
- a CDS encoding DUF402 domain-containing protein, with amino-acid sequence MTGTGGRGGGDAQDTRWADTHWAPGEQILWRYRDHAPGLKGQVHICRPVTVVQDTPELLAVWMAPGTECVKPVLADGTSVHAEPLATRYTAPRTTVRAHWSGAGVLKLARPGDPWSVWLFWDGDWRFRNWYVNLEEPRTRWAGGVDSEDHFLDISVNPDRSWKWLDEDEFAQAQRLGLMGREQAERVREAGHAAVDVIRAWGPPFCDHWQDWRPDPAWGVPVLPEDWDRTPAHMTS; translated from the coding sequence ATGACAGGTACCGGAGGCCGCGGGGGCGGCGACGCGCAGGACACGCGCTGGGCGGACACACACTGGGCGCCCGGGGAGCAGATCCTCTGGCGGTACCGGGACCACGCCCCGGGGCTGAAGGGCCAGGTCCACATCTGCCGCCCGGTCACGGTGGTCCAGGACACCCCGGAGCTGCTGGCCGTGTGGATGGCCCCCGGGACCGAGTGCGTCAAGCCGGTCCTCGCCGACGGCACGTCCGTCCACGCGGAGCCGCTCGCCACCCGCTACACCGCGCCGCGCACCACCGTACGGGCGCACTGGTCCGGCGCCGGGGTGCTCAAGCTGGCCCGACCCGGGGACCCCTGGTCGGTGTGGCTGTTCTGGGACGGGGACTGGCGGTTCAGGAACTGGTACGTGAACCTGGAGGAGCCGCGCACCCGTTGGGCCGGTGGAGTGGACTCCGAGGACCACTTCCTGGACATCTCCGTGAACCCCGACCGCAGCTGGAAGTGGCTGGACGAGGACGAGTTCGCGCAGGCGCAGCGGCTCGGCCTGATGGGCCGTGAGCAGGCCGAGCGGGTCCGGGAGGCCGGGCACGCCGCGGTGGACGTGATCCGGGCCTGGGGGCCGCCGTTCTGCGACCACTGGCAGGACTGGAGACCGGATCCGGCCTGGGGTGTTCCGGTTCTGCCGGAGGACTGGGACCGCACCCCGGCGCATATGACCTCATGA
- a CDS encoding DUF1707 domain-containing protein yields MDLEKHAAAPAAPADLRASDADRDRIAQILADALAEGRLTAEEHSERLDSLYALKTVGELEVLVRDLPAPGVTPPAPASAAAYATGPASAAATDTVVAVCSSSARKGRWRPGAHTRAVSVMGDICIDLTEAVFEQQVTEINVTCVLGNVEILVPENVTLRGYGSGVLGNFEVRGQGRGESDPQAPVVIVRGFALLGNIEARPKLGARLVDLALKLRKRTQK; encoded by the coding sequence GTGGACTTGGAAAAGCACGCCGCCGCCCCCGCCGCGCCCGCCGATCTGCGCGCCTCCGACGCCGACCGGGACCGGATCGCGCAGATCCTCGCCGATGCCCTCGCGGAGGGCCGGCTGACCGCCGAGGAGCACTCCGAGCGCCTGGACTCGCTGTACGCCCTCAAGACCGTCGGGGAGCTGGAGGTGCTGGTACGGGACCTGCCCGCGCCCGGCGTCACCCCTCCGGCCCCGGCCTCCGCGGCCGCCTACGCCACGGGGCCGGCGTCGGCCGCCGCCACCGACACCGTCGTCGCCGTGTGCAGCAGCTCCGCCCGCAAGGGCCGCTGGCGGCCGGGCGCGCACACCCGGGCCGTCTCCGTCATGGGCGACATCTGCATCGACCTCACCGAGGCCGTCTTCGAGCAGCAGGTCACCGAGATCAACGTGACCTGCGTCCTCGGCAACGTCGAGATCCTGGTCCCCGAGAACGTCACCCTGCGCGGCTACGGCAGCGGCGTCCTCGGCAACTTCGAGGTGCGCGGCCAGGGGCGGGGCGAGTCCGACCCGCAGGCGCCCGTGGTGATCGTGCGCGGCTTCGCGCTGCTCGGCAACATCGAGGCCCGTCCCAAGCTCGGCGCCCGCCTGGTGGACCTCGCGCTGAAGCTGCGGAAGCGCACGCAGAAGTAG
- a CDS encoding glycerophosphodiester phosphodiesterase, whose translation MTQLFLSTARATRVVAHRGASHEHPEHTLAAYRQAIADGADALECDVRLTADRQLVCVHDRRVERTSDGRGVVSEMTHGELAALDFGGWKGEEHRGARVLLFEELLRAALDADRPVGLAVETKHPTRAGGALEAELVRMLRAYGLADGRSGLVEVMSFSRTALTRMHRLAPGLPAVYLMERRLRPPRPPYATHAGPGIDLVRADPGLVGRLKAKGLSVRVWTVDEPEDVELCLRLGVDTIITNRPREVRELVEKA comes from the coding sequence ATGACCCAGCTGTTCCTCTCCACCGCCCGCGCGACCAGGGTGGTCGCCCATCGCGGGGCCTCCCACGAGCATCCCGAGCACACGCTCGCCGCCTACCGGCAGGCCATCGCCGACGGGGCCGACGCGCTGGAGTGCGATGTACGGCTCACCGCCGACCGGCAGCTCGTCTGCGTGCACGACCGGCGCGTCGAGCGGACCTCCGACGGGCGGGGGGTGGTCTCCGAGATGACGCACGGGGAGCTGGCCGCGCTCGACTTCGGCGGCTGGAAGGGCGAGGAGCACCGCGGGGCGCGGGTGCTGCTGTTCGAGGAGCTGCTCCGGGCGGCGCTGGACGCGGACCGGCCCGTCGGGCTCGCCGTCGAGACCAAGCACCCGACGCGCGCGGGCGGAGCGCTGGAGGCCGAGCTGGTGCGGATGCTCCGCGCGTACGGGCTGGCCGACGGCCGCTCGGGCCTGGTCGAGGTGATGAGCTTCTCCCGGACCGCGCTGACCCGGATGCACCGGCTGGCGCCCGGGCTGCCCGCCGTGTACCTGATGGAGCGGCGGCTGCGGCCGCCGCGGCCCCCGTACGCCACGCACGCGGGCCCGGGGATCGACCTGGTCCGCGCTGACCCGGGGCTGGTGGGGCGGCTGAAGGCCAAGGGGCTGTCGGTGCGGGTGTGGACCGTGGACGAGCCGGAGGACGTGGAGCTGTGCCTGCGCCTCGGTGTGGACACGATCATCACCAACCGGCCCCGGGAGGTACGGGAGCTGGTGGAGAAGGCGTAG
- a CDS encoding DUF4245 domain-containing protein gives MKGKQTIWDMVRSLAVIGLLVAGIYIFIPHDEDADPTRVVDYRVEAITARRAAPYPLAAPVGLPEKWRATSVAYERKNADSWHLGFLDPQDQYVAVEQSSEATPKYLAKVTQQAKATGRTQQVGDAAWERWEGEKYDALVRQGEGYVTVVTGTASFEQLGAMAAALEFKKAPVQ, from the coding sequence ATGAAAGGCAAGCAGACGATCTGGGACATGGTCCGGTCGCTGGCGGTGATCGGTCTCCTGGTCGCGGGGATCTACATCTTCATCCCGCATGACGAGGACGCCGATCCGACACGCGTGGTCGACTACCGGGTGGAGGCGATCACCGCCCGGCGCGCGGCCCCGTACCCGCTGGCCGCGCCCGTCGGCCTGCCCGAGAAGTGGCGGGCGACCTCGGTGGCGTACGAGCGCAAGAACGCCGACTCCTGGCACCTCGGCTTCCTCGACCCGCAGGACCAGTACGTGGCCGTCGAGCAGTCCAGCGAGGCGACGCCGAAGTACCTCGCCAAGGTCACCCAGCAGGCGAAGGCCACCGGGCGCACGCAGCAGGTCGGCGACGCCGCCTGGGAGCGCTGGGAGGGCGAGAAGTACGACGCCCTCGTGCGGCAGGGGGAGGGTTACGTCACCGTGGTGACCGGGACCGCCTCCTTCGAGCAGCTGGGCGCGATGGCGGCGGCGCTGGAGTTCAAGAAGGCGCCCGTCCAGTAG
- a CDS encoding WhiB family transcriptional regulator — protein MQVAAVQTLRARPAAVPKPRVPAREEDGPWHAEAVCRRDEAGLFFAPSKEPTAARLSREEAAKRVCARCPVMVACREHALLQPEPYGVWGGLTAAERRVVLARRRRRAAELRQSPGAGPIAAAG, from the coding sequence CTGCAGGTAGCCGCCGTACAGACCCTTCGGGCGCGTCCGGCCGCCGTGCCGAAGCCGCGGGTGCCGGCGAGGGAAGAGGACGGCCCATGGCACGCGGAGGCGGTGTGCCGCCGGGACGAGGCGGGGCTCTTCTTCGCCCCCTCCAAGGAGCCGACCGCGGCCCGGCTGTCGCGCGAGGAGGCCGCCAAGCGGGTCTGCGCCCGCTGTCCGGTGATGGTCGCGTGCCGGGAGCACGCGCTGCTCCAGCCGGAGCCGTACGGGGTGTGGGGCGGGCTCACGGCCGCCGAGCGCCGGGTGGTGCTGGCCCGCAGGCGGCGCCGGGCGGCGGAATTGCGCCAGAGTCCGGGAGCCGGGCCGATCGCGGCCGCCGGCTAG
- a CDS encoding fumarate hydratase yields MPEFAYTDLLPLGEDATPYRLVTSEGVSTFEADGRTFLKVEPEALRKLAEEAIHDIQHFLRPAHLAQLRRIIDDPEASSNDKFVALDLLKNANIAAAGVLPMCQDTGTAIVMGKRGQNVLTEGADEAALSRGIYDAYTRLNLRYSQMAPLTMWEEKNTGSNLPAQIELYATDGGAYKFLFMAKGGGSANKSFLYQETKAVLNEASMMKFLEEKIRSLGTAACPPYHLAIVVGGTSAEHALKTAKYASAHYLDELPTEGSPLGHGFRDLDLEQQVFELTQKIGIGAQFGGKYFCHDVRVVRLPRHGASLPVAIAVSCSADRQATAKITAEGVFLEQLERDPARFLPDTTDEHLSDSSDVVSIDLNQPMAEILATLTKHPVKTRLSLTGPLVVARDIAHAKIKELLDSGAEMPQYLKDHPVYYAGPAKTPEGYASGSFGPTTAGRMDSYVEQFQAAGGSMVMLAKGNRSQQVTDACAAHGGFYLGSIGGPAARLAQDCIKKVEVLEYEELGMEAVWKIEVEDFPAFIVVDDKGNDFFQNPAPEPTFTHIPVRGPGL; encoded by the coding sequence ATGCCAGAGTTTGCGTACACCGACCTGCTGCCCCTGGGCGAGGACGCCACCCCCTACCGGCTGGTGACCTCGGAGGGCGTCTCGACCTTCGAGGCCGACGGCCGTACGTTCCTCAAGGTGGAGCCCGAGGCGCTGCGCAAGCTCGCCGAAGAGGCGATCCACGACATCCAGCACTTCCTGCGCCCCGCGCACCTCGCGCAGCTGCGCCGCATCATCGACGACCCCGAGGCCTCGTCGAACGACAAGTTCGTCGCCCTCGACCTCCTCAAGAACGCGAACATCGCGGCGGCCGGCGTGCTGCCGATGTGCCAGGACACGGGCACGGCGATCGTGATGGGCAAGCGCGGCCAGAACGTGCTGACGGAGGGCGCCGACGAGGCGGCCCTCTCGCGCGGCATCTACGACGCGTACACGCGCCTCAACCTGCGCTACTCGCAGATGGCCCCCCTCACCATGTGGGAGGAGAAGAACACCGGCTCGAACCTGCCCGCGCAGATCGAGCTGTACGCGACCGACGGCGGCGCGTACAAGTTCCTCTTCATGGCCAAGGGCGGCGGCTCGGCCAACAAGTCGTTCCTCTACCAGGAGACCAAGGCGGTCCTCAACGAGGCCTCCATGATGAAGTTCCTGGAGGAGAAGATCCGCTCGCTGGGCACGGCGGCCTGCCCGCCCTACCACCTGGCGATCGTGGTCGGCGGCACCTCGGCGGAGCACGCGCTCAAGACGGCGAAGTACGCCTCGGCCCACTACCTCGACGAGCTCCCCACCGAGGGCTCCCCGCTCGGCCACGGCTTCCGGGACCTGGACCTGGAGCAGCAGGTCTTCGAGCTGACCCAGAAGATCGGCATCGGCGCGCAGTTCGGCGGCAAGTACTTCTGCCACGACGTGCGCGTCGTCCGCCTCCCGCGCCACGGCGCCTCCCTGCCGGTCGCGATCGCCGTGTCCTGCTCGGCGGACCGCCAGGCGACCGCGAAGATCACCGCCGAGGGCGTCTTCCTGGAGCAGCTGGAGCGGGACCCGGCGCGCTTCCTGCCGGACACCACGGACGAGCACCTCAGCGACTCCTCGGACGTCGTCTCCATCGACCTGAACCAGCCGATGGCCGAGATCCTCGCGACGCTGACCAAGCACCCGGTCAAGACCCGCCTGTCCCTTACCGGCCCGCTGGTCGTGGCACGCGACATCGCGCACGCCAAGATCAAGGAGCTGCTGGACTCGGGCGCGGAGATGCCGCAGTACCTGAAGGACCACCCGGTCTACTACGCCGGCCCGGCGAAGACCCCCGAGGGCTACGCCTCGGGCTCCTTCGGCCCGACCACGGCCGGCCGCATGGACTCCTACGTCGAGCAGTTCCAGGCGGCGGGCGGCTCGATGGTCATGCTGGCCAAGGGCAACCGCTCGCAGCAGGTGACCGACGCGTGCGCCGCGCACGGCGGCTTCTACCTCGGCTCCATCGGCGGCCCGGCGGCGCGCCTGGCCCAGGACTGCATCAAGAAGGTCGAGGTCCTGGAGTACGAGGAGCTCGGCATGGAGGCGGTCTGGAAGATCGAGGTCGAGGACTTCCCGGCGTTCATCGTCGTGGACGACAAGGGCAACGACTTCTTCCAGAACCCGGCCCCGGAGCCCACGTTCACCCACATCCCGGTCCGCGGCCCGGGTCTGTGA
- a CDS encoding exodeoxyribonuclease VII small subunit translates to MAETDTSLGYEQARDELVEVVRRLEAGGTSLEDSLALWERGEELAQVCRHWLEGARARLDSALAAREAGAEPGESEDGRK, encoded by the coding sequence ATGGCTGAAACCGATACATCGCTGGGGTATGAGCAGGCGCGCGACGAACTCGTCGAGGTCGTCCGCAGGCTGGAGGCCGGCGGCACCTCGCTGGAGGACTCCCTGGCCCTGTGGGAGCGGGGCGAGGAGCTCGCGCAGGTCTGCCGGCACTGGTTGGAGGGGGCCCGCGCCCGGCTGGACTCGGCGCTGGCGGCCCGGGAGGCGGGGGCCGAGCCCGGGGAGTCGGAGGATGGCCGGAAGTGA
- a CDS encoding malonic semialdehyde reductase, with the protein MSLVLDSAAQDLLFREARTVGSFSDEPVTEEQVQAIYDLVKYGPTAFNQTPMRITLVRSAEARERLVKHMADGNKDKTAAAPLVAILSADNEFHEELPHLLPYFPQAKDVFFSERPVREQSALLNTALQAAYFIVGIRAAGLAAGPMTGVDFAGLQKEFLDADHTPVMVVNIGKPSDEPAPFDRAPRLEFDQVVTTV; encoded by the coding sequence ATGTCTCTCGTTCTTGACTCCGCCGCGCAGGACCTGCTGTTCCGCGAGGCTCGCACCGTTGGTTCGTTCTCCGACGAGCCGGTGACCGAGGAGCAGGTCCAGGCGATCTACGACCTGGTGAAGTACGGCCCCACCGCCTTCAACCAGACCCCGATGCGCATCACCCTGGTCCGCTCCGCCGAGGCCCGCGAGCGCCTCGTGAAGCACATGGCCGACGGCAACAAGGACAAGACCGCCGCCGCGCCGCTGGTCGCGATCCTGTCCGCGGACAACGAGTTCCACGAGGAGCTCCCGCACCTGCTGCCGTACTTCCCGCAGGCCAAGGACGTCTTCTTCTCGGAGCGCCCGGTCCGCGAGCAGTCCGCGCTGCTGAACACCGCGCTGCAGGCCGCCTACTTCATCGTCGGCATCCGCGCCGCCGGCCTGGCCGCCGGCCCGATGACCGGTGTGGACTTCGCGGGCCTCCAGAAGGAGTTCCTGGACGCCGACCACACCCCGGTGATGGTCGTCAACATCGGCAAGCCGAGCGACGAGCCCGCACCGTTCGACCGCGCCCCGCGCCTGGAGTTCGACCAGGTCGTCACGACCGTCTGA
- a CDS encoding aspartate ammonia-lyase codes for MTDDQSRQNDEDAYRIEHDSMGEVRVPAHAKWRAQTQRAVENFPVSGQRLERAHIEALARVKAAAAVVNARLGVVDEDLAQAIGSAAAEVAEGRWDEHFPVDVFQTGSGTSSNMNTNEVIATLATERLGREVHPNDHVNASQSSNDVFPSSIHIAATAAVTRELIPALEHLAAALERKSAEFAEVVKAGRTHLMDATPVTLGQEFGGYAAQVRYGVERLRAALPRLAELPLGGTAVGTGINTPPGFSAAVIAEVADATGLPLTEARDHFEAQGARDALVETSGMLRTIAVSLTKICNDLRWMASGPRTGLAEINLPDLQPGSSIMPGKVNPVIPEAVLMVAAQVTGNDTAVAVAGAAGNFELNVMLPVMAKNLLESIRLLGSACRLLADRTVDGITANVARAREYAESSPSVVTPLNRYIGYEEAAKVAKRSLAERKTIREVVLESGYVERGDLTLEQLDAALDVLGMTRP; via the coding sequence ATGACTGACGATCAGAGCCGACAGAACGACGAGGACGCCTACCGGATCGAGCACGACTCGATGGGCGAGGTACGGGTCCCCGCGCACGCCAAGTGGCGGGCCCAGACCCAGCGCGCGGTGGAGAACTTCCCGGTCTCCGGGCAGCGGCTGGAGCGCGCCCACATCGAGGCCCTGGCCCGCGTCAAGGCCGCCGCCGCGGTGGTCAACGCGCGCCTCGGCGTGGTGGACGAGGACCTCGCGCAGGCCATCGGGTCCGCCGCCGCCGAGGTCGCGGAGGGCCGCTGGGACGAGCACTTCCCGGTTGACGTCTTCCAGACCGGGTCCGGGACCTCGTCCAACATGAACACCAACGAGGTGATCGCCACCCTGGCCACCGAGCGGCTCGGCCGCGAGGTGCACCCCAACGACCACGTCAACGCCTCGCAGAGTTCCAATGACGTGTTCCCGTCCTCCATCCACATCGCCGCGACCGCCGCCGTCACCCGCGAGCTGATCCCCGCCCTGGAGCACCTCGCGGCCGCCCTGGAGCGCAAGTCCGCCGAGTTCGCCGAGGTGGTCAAGGCCGGCCGCACGCACCTGATGGACGCCACCCCGGTCACCCTGGGCCAGGAGTTCGGCGGGTACGCCGCCCAGGTGCGCTACGGGGTCGAGCGGCTGCGCGCCGCCCTGCCGCGGCTCGCGGAACTCCCGCTCGGCGGGACCGCGGTGGGTACCGGGATCAACACCCCGCCGGGGTTCTCGGCCGCCGTGATCGCCGAGGTGGCCGACGCCACCGGGCTGCCGCTCACCGAGGCCCGCGACCACTTCGAGGCCCAGGGGGCGCGGGACGCGCTGGTCGAGACCTCGGGGATGCTCCGCACCATCGCCGTCTCGCTCACCAAGATCTGCAACGATCTGCGCTGGATGGCCTCGGGGCCGCGCACAGGATTGGCCGAAATCAATCTCCCCGACCTCCAGCCGGGGTCCTCGATCATGCCGGGGAAGGTCAATCCGGTGATCCCGGAGGCCGTGCTCATGGTCGCCGCGCAGGTGACGGGGAACGACACGGCCGTCGCCGTGGCGGGCGCGGCGGGCAACTTCGAGCTCAATGTGATGCTCCCGGTGATGGCGAAGAACCTGCTGGAATCCATCCGGCTGCTCGGCAGCGCCTGCCGCCTGCTGGCCGACCGGACGGTCGACGGCATCACCGCCAATGTGGCGCGGGCCAGGGAGTACGCCGAGTCCTCGCCCTCCGTGGTGACCCCGCTGAACCGCTACATCGGGTACGAGGAGGCCGCCAAGGTCGCGAAGAGGTCCCTCGCCGAGCGGAAGACGATCAGGGAGGTCGTGCTGGAGTCCGGCTACGTCGAGCGCGGCGACCTGACCCTGGAACAGCTGGACGCGGCCCTTGACGTACTGGGCATGACGCGACCCTGA
- a CDS encoding ricin-type beta-trefoil lectin domain protein: MTRVRTRPRLRSTFAAAAAIAAALGGVTAITPMAQAAPAAAVTPLSPELEAIRAAEATKIYGDPAIRPLGERKTGLISLGDSEISGEGVGNYDPATNTPNNQCHRSPDSAIHRTGIPADLTFNVACSGGYTGNIRIGGSKQYADELVQSDSLAIKARNTKIKMVLLVAGANDDLQFGPVMTDCVTRWVLSQGTCEPKYGPGWQARVDGLKPKVESTVADLKTVMRDAGYADSDYKLVVMGYPSPIGPDFHDNPNFPGKLPGGCAGYDSDAQWGRNHAVPTFEKGMRAAALASGATYLDNSRLFHGHEVCMEDTWARGLYLDLGDHFPWDENTARQSFHPNYRGHGAFASCLTQLYDSGLREASCADPASTGTPVLQAGAWDSLYAPLKNEATGNCLDSYGGSSANDTKVVGWDCHGGRNQSWWYDSAKKSVHIELTHDRCLDAPGANYGAGTGLILWNCHGGANQQFLRDGATLRPAAATGMCLTVAAAHEPLRLQPCNGSANQRFA; the protein is encoded by the coding sequence ATGACACGTGTACGTACGAGACCCAGGCTCAGATCTACCTTCGCCGCCGCCGCGGCGATCGCGGCCGCCCTCGGGGGCGTCACCGCCATCACCCCCATGGCCCAGGCAGCTCCCGCCGCGGCGGTCACCCCGCTCTCGCCCGAACTGGAGGCCATCCGCGCGGCGGAGGCCACCAAGATCTACGGCGACCCGGCGATCCGCCCGCTGGGCGAGCGCAAGACCGGCCTGATCTCGCTCGGCGACAGCGAGATTTCGGGCGAGGGCGTCGGCAACTACGATCCGGCGACCAACACCCCGAACAACCAGTGCCACCGCTCGCCGGATTCCGCGATCCACCGCACCGGCATCCCGGCCGACCTGACCTTCAACGTCGCCTGCTCCGGCGGCTACACGGGCAACATCCGCATCGGCGGCAGCAAGCAGTACGCCGACGAGCTGGTGCAGAGCGACAGCCTCGCCATCAAGGCCCGCAACACGAAGATCAAGATGGTGCTGCTGGTCGCCGGCGCCAACGACGACCTCCAGTTCGGCCCGGTCATGACCGACTGCGTGACCCGCTGGGTGCTCAGCCAGGGCACCTGCGAGCCCAAGTACGGGCCGGGCTGGCAGGCGCGCGTGGACGGCCTCAAGCCCAAGGTCGAGTCCACGGTCGCCGACCTCAAGACCGTCATGCGCGACGCGGGCTACGCCGACTCCGACTACAAGCTCGTCGTGATGGGCTACCCGAGCCCCATCGGCCCCGACTTCCACGACAACCCGAACTTCCCCGGCAAGCTCCCCGGCGGCTGCGCCGGCTACGACTCCGACGCCCAGTGGGGCCGCAACCACGCGGTGCCGACCTTCGAGAAGGGCATGCGCGCGGCCGCCCTCGCGTCGGGCGCGACCTACCTCGACAACTCCCGCCTCTTCCACGGCCACGAGGTGTGCATGGAGGACACCTGGGCCCGCGGTCTCTACCTCGACCTCGGCGACCACTTCCCGTGGGACGAGAACACCGCCCGCCAGTCCTTCCACCCCAACTACCGGGGCCACGGCGCGTTCGCGTCCTGCCTGACCCAGCTCTACGATTCGGGCCTGCGAGAGGCCTCCTGCGCCGACCCGGCGAGCACGGGCACCCCGGTCCTCCAGGCCGGAGCCTGGGACTCCCTCTACGCCCCGCTGAAGAACGAGGCGACCGGCAACTGCCTCGACTCCTACGGCGGCTCCAGCGCCAACGACACCAAGGTGGTGGGCTGGGACTGCCACGGCGGCCGCAACCAGAGCTGGTGGTACGACTCCGCGAAGAAGTCCGTGCACATCGAGCTCACCCACGACCGCTGCCTGGACGCCCCGGGCGCCAACTACGGCGCCGGCACCGGCCTGATCCTCTGGAACTGCCACGGCGGCGCGAACCAGCAGTTCCTGCGCGACGGCGCCACCCTGCGCCCCGCGGCCGCGACCGGCATGTGCCTGACCGTGGCCGCCGCCCACGAACCGCTGCGCCTCCAGCCCTGCAACGGCTCGGCGAACCAGCGCTTCGCGTAA
- the glpX gene encoding class II fructose-bisphosphatase, with translation MTEHNLPPQLEVSPEAPDRNLALELVRVTEAAAMAAGRWVGRGDKLGADGAAVNAMRTLISTVSMNGVVVIGEGEKDEAPMLFNGERVGDGTGAEVDIAVDPIDGTTLNAKGMPNAIAVLAAADRGTMFDPSAVFYMEKLVTGPEAADFVDINAPVSVNIRRVAKAKNMAVEDVTVIILDRPRHEGIVKEIRETGARIKFISDGDVAGSVMAVREGTGVDLLLGIGGTPEGIISACAIKCLGGTIQGKLWPKDEAERQKAIDAGHDLDRVLHTNDLVSGDNVFFVATGITDGELLRGVHYRSETATTSSLVMRSKSGTIRQIDSTHRLSKLRAYSAIDFDRAQ, from the coding sequence ATGACCGAGCACAACCTGCCGCCCCAGCTCGAAGTCTCTCCCGAGGCCCCCGACCGCAACCTCGCTCTCGAACTCGTCCGGGTGACCGAGGCCGCCGCCATGGCCGCCGGCCGCTGGGTCGGGCGCGGCGACAAGCTCGGCGCCGACGGCGCCGCGGTCAACGCGATGCGCACCCTGATCTCCACCGTCTCGATGAACGGCGTCGTCGTCATCGGCGAGGGCGAGAAGGACGAAGCCCCGATGCTGTTCAACGGCGAGCGGGTCGGCGACGGCACCGGCGCCGAGGTCGACATCGCCGTGGACCCGATCGACGGCACCACCCTGAACGCCAAGGGCATGCCGAACGCCATCGCCGTGCTGGCCGCCGCCGACCGCGGCACCATGTTCGACCCGTCCGCGGTCTTCTACATGGAGAAGCTGGTCACCGGCCCCGAGGCCGCCGACTTCGTCGACATCAACGCGCCCGTCTCGGTGAACATCCGCCGGGTCGCGAAGGCCAAGAACATGGCCGTCGAGGACGTCACCGTGATCATCCTGGACCGCCCCCGCCACGAGGGCATCGTCAAGGAGATCCGCGAGACCGGCGCGCGCATCAAGTTCATCTCCGACGGCGACGTCGCGGGCTCGGTCATGGCGGTGCGCGAGGGCACCGGCGTGGACCTGCTGCTCGGCATCGGCGGCACCCCCGAGGGCATCATCTCGGCGTGCGCCATAAAGTGCCTCGGCGGCACGATCCAGGGCAAGCTGTGGCCCAAGGACGAGGCCGAGCGCCAGAAGGCGATCGACGCGGGCCACGACCTGGACCGCGTGCTGCACACGAACGACCTGGTCTCCGGCGACAACGTCTTCTTCGTCGCCACCGGCATCACGGACGGCGAGCTGCTGCGCGGCGTCCACTACCGCTCGGAGACCGCGACCACGTCCTCGCTGGTCATGCGCTCGAAGTCGGGCACGATCCGGCAGATCGACTCGACCCACCGGCTGTCGAAGCTGCGCGCGTACAGCGCGATCGACTTCGACCGCGCCCAGTAG